The DNA segment GTTTCTCTACTCCCGCCAACAGACGACACAATTGTCTGCTTTCGGGGGAATGGCAAAACAAGTGCCGCTGCTTGCGACGTTCTTTTTGATTATTGGACTGGCCTCAATTGGGCTCCCCGGCACCAACGGGTTTGTCGGCGAGTTTCTCATTCTGTTAGGCGCGTTTGAAGCCAAATGGTGGTATGGGTCGATTGCCGTACTCGGGGTGATTTTTGGCGCGGCCTATTTCCTCTGGTACTACGAGCGATCAATGCTGGGTCCCCTCGGCACCTCCGTTAAGAGCTCGATGAGTGACCTGCAACTTCGAGAGATGGTCATCGCGGTGTCTCTGTCTATCATGATTCTCTGGATCGGACTCTATCCATCCCCCTTCTTGAGGATCATGAACGGATCAGTGCAAGCCGTGGTTGATCGTCTGCAGCACGAGAAGACTGCCGCACTCGACAACGGTATGACAGAAAGAAAGTAGTAGGTCTCGTAATGGGAGAGTACGCACTCCTCTATATTCTCTTCGCTCCCTTTGCAGGAGCGCTTGGGTTGATTTTTGTGTCTAACCGGCAGCCCACGCTCGTGCGGGGGATTGCTGCGAGCGCAGCGTTTATCTCGCTGGTCGCCTCGCTCTATATCTTCTATGGGTACGATCCGGTCAAGGGTGGGTTTCAGTTTGTCCAAAAGTTTGCGTGGTCTAAACAATTGGGCATCGCGTTGTATCTGGGCGTTGACGGCATCGGCACCCCACTCGTGCTGGCCTCGTCCATTCTCTTGTTCGCCGGAATATTCGTCTCCTGGCACATCAAGGATCGGGCGAAGGAGTTCTATATCTGGTTGCTGATCTTGGCCGCAGCCACGATCGGCGTCTTCATGTCCCTCGACCTGTTTTTCTTGTACTTCTTCTATGAAATGTCCGTCATCCCGATGTACTTGCTGTTGGGCATGTGGGGAAGTCATACCAAAAAATATCTGGAGATGACCGATCCCGAAGGGATGAAGCTGAGAGATTCCGTCGGTTTTATTTTTAATTTTGGGTCGAACAGCAAAGAGTACGCCGCGATGAAGCTGGTCCTGTTTCTCTCCGCCTTTGCCGTAGCGGCTCTCATGGGGATCTTGCTCATCTATAAGTATTCAGGCCTGAACACCTTCGATATCTTGATGCTTCGTGAGCAAGCCAACCTGATGAATATCCCGGTACTCGGGACGACGCTGGATAAGATTATTTGGGTCTTGGTGTTTTTTGGCTTTGCATCGATCGCGCCCTTGTGGCCGTTACACTCGTGGTCTCCGGTCGGCCATGCGGCGGCACCCGCCGCGACGAGTATGCTGCACGCCGGTGTGCTCATGAAGCTTGGGCATTTTTCGATCATCCGTGTGGCGTTTGAGATCCTGCCTGAGACGACCCGGGAACTGATGCCGATTGCGGCGGTGTTGTGCATGTTCAGCATTGTCTACGGCGGCTTCGTCGCGTTTTACGCGAAAGATACGAAGTATGTGATCGGGTACTCAAGTTCAAGCCATATGGGGTATGTGT comes from the Nitrospira sp. genome and includes:
- a CDS encoding NADH-quinone oxidoreductase subunit M produces the protein MGEYALLYILFAPFAGALGLIFVSNRQPTLVRGIAASAAFISLVASLYIFYGYDPVKGGFQFVQKFAWSKQLGIALYLGVDGIGTPLVLASSILLFAGIFVSWHIKDRAKEFYIWLLILAAATIGVFMSLDLFFLYFFYEMSVIPMYLLLGMWGSHTKKYLEMTDPEGMKLRDSVGFIFNFGSNSKEYAAMKLVLFLSAFAVAALMGILLIYKYSGLNTFDILMLREQANLMNIPVLGTTLDKIIWVLVFFGFASIAPLWPLHSWSPVGHAAAPAATSMLHAGVLMKLGHFSIIRVAFEILPETTRELMPIAAVLCMFSIVYGGFVAFYAKDTKYVIGYSSSSHMGYVFLGMAALNYISLSGAVIYMFAHAMATGMLFAMAGWVYDQTHTRDIPSLGGLSNKMPFISGCFVVGCMASIGMPGTVNFVAEIMIVVGSWNKYPLQVIVAMLGIVLTLAYLFKMMRGLFYGPMNQKYSHAHDAVATVDRLPLLMMITISIGFGIFPMHLYEVVRSGVDPLVARITQVVPVAESGEGLGVKGVVVTEHPSVPMVSTKPLPQPTTVSGGGHE